CATCGCCACCAGCCGCGGTGGTGCGGGTACCGCTGCCGGTGACATACCACGTATGCAATGGGCCGGTAATGCACGGGCCACTTGGTGGCGGCGAGGTACACGAGCGCGGATCCGCGATGATCGTGCGCAAGTTGCCGGCAAAATGGCCACCGAGTCCATCCGGTGGCAAGCCATTGCCGATGGTGTTCCAGGTAAGGCCACCATCGGTGCTTTTGTAGATGCCGGTATTGCTGTTGTTCTCGGCGCCGCCAATCCAGTCGTAACCCGCACCGACGGCGTAAAGAATCGTGCTGCCGATGATCGATGTGCTGGTCGGATCGAACGCCACCGTGCGCAACTGGTATGCATTCAAGCCGCTGTTGGAAACGTTCCAGGTACCAGAGCTGGTCGAACGATAAAACGCGGGCGAAGGCTCGAACGCATCGCCATAACCGGCAAACAAACGTGTGTGATCGTTAGGATGCACGATCAGTGCGCGAATGTTGGTGGAAGTGAGTCCATCGTTGCTGGATGCCCACGTGGCACCCGAATTATTGCTCAGGTAAACGCCGCCGTAAGTGGTGCCCAATATCATTCGCGCTGGATAACTCGCGTGCAACGCCAATGCACTGACGGTCGGCACGGCGATGCCGTTGGTCGTGCGTCCGGTTGTGGCGATCGGCGTGAAGCTGGTCCCGCTGTTGGTCGATGCATTGCCGTCCAGCCAAACGTTCGCCGCCGTGATCGGCGAGGCGGTTAGAGAGGTGCCGTTCTGGTTGAAACCCGTCCATAGCGCGCCATCGTTATCGCTCCTGGCAAGATATGCGGAGTACGGGCTACCGCCGTACAAAGCGTAGATGCGGTGGCTCCCGCTCGGGCCGAAGGCGATCGCCTGCAAATAGTTTTTGTTGCTCAACGGGGGCGACAGCGGCAATGTCGTCGCATCGAAAGTTGCGGCATTCCAGCTCAATCCGGCATTGCTGCTGTAATAGATCGCGCAGTTATTGGTGGAGCAACTCGATAGGGATTTCAGGCCGACGACGACTTGCGCAAGGTTGGCTGGATTGGTCGCGACGAACGATACGGTTTTCCCGGCGAACACTCCGCCGACTGCAGCGAACGTCGCGCCGCCGTCGACGCTTTTAAGCAGCCCGCTAGCACCGGCGCCGTACCACAGCGATCCGGCCCCGGCTTGGGCGAGCGAGTTGCTACCGACGTAGGGTGGGGTAATGGCGGTGAACCCGGTAGCGCTCCAGTTCGCGCCAGCGTCAGTGCTGCGGAATAGTCGTCCGTAATCATCGAACAACCAAACGCCCCCCGAGCTGAGCGAGTCGGCGATAAAAAAGCCGTTGGACGGATGCGGCTCGGTCAAGCCGGTTTCGGCGGATTGCCAGCTGCTGCCGCTATCGTCGCTGCGAAAAAATCCATTGCTGCCGTAAGCGTAGATGCGCGACCCGAGCAATGGATCCGTTTTCAACGCAAGCACGCTGCCGCCGAACGGCCCCTGCCCGCTCCAGTCGGCGGGCCCCGCTGAAACGACATCTGTCAGACCCACAGCCAGGCTCAGCAAAACGATCAAATATCTCAGGCGCAACGTTTGCATGTTCAGCTCTCCAAAGTTCATCCGTGTAGCGCAAGTCGCATCGCAATTCACTACCCATGCCTTAAACACGCAGAAACGCGTCAAGACATGACATCTGGCAATTGCCGAAGCCGTTCAGTCTGGCTCAGCATTGCACTATTCACAGTATAGGCGCGGTGCAAAATCGCTTTCTTGTGCGATTTATCACGCCCCATGACACAGCCCGAATTGCTATCCTGAACAACATTCCAACACCGGAGTTTCGTATGCCGCGTTTGCGTTTTGCCCTGATTGCCAGCCTCGTCGCCAGCACACTCGCCTTTGCCGAAACCGCACCGACCCACATCGCGCCCGTGGATGTCGCCACCGCAATCAAACTGCGCGATCAAGCCATGAACGACGGCACCGCCTACGCGATCGTCGCGGGCCTCAGCACCGAGATCGGCCCACGTTTGGCCGGTGGCGTGAACGACCAGCGTGCGCGCGACTGGGTGGCGGCGCGATTCAAGGCGTTGGG
The sequence above is drawn from the Pseudolysobacter antarcticus genome and encodes:
- a CDS encoding sialidase family protein, which codes for MQTLRLRYLIVLLSLAVGLTDVVSAGPADWSGQGPFGGSVLALKTDPLLGSRIYAYGSNGFFRSDDSGSSWQSAETGLTEPHPSNGFFIADSLSSGGVWLFDDYGRLFRSTDAGANWSATGFTAITPPYVGSNSLAQAGAGSLWYGAGASGLLKSVDGGATFAAVGGVFAGKTVSFVATNPANLAQVVVGLKSLSSCSTNNCAIYYSSNAGLSWNAATFDATTLPLSPPLSNKNYLQAIAFGPSGSHRIYALYGGSPYSAYLARSDNDGALWTGFNQNGTSLTASPITAANVWLDGNASTNSGTSFTPIATTGRTTNGIAVPTVSALALHASYPARMILGTTYGGVYLSNNSGATWASSNDGLTSTNIRALIVHPNDHTRLFAGYGDAFEPSPAFYRSTSSGTWNVSNSGLNAYQLRTVAFDPTSTSIIGSTILYAVGAGYDWIGGAENNSNTGIYKSTDGGLTWNTIGNGLPPDGLGGHFAGNLRTIIADPRSCTSPPPSGPCITGPLHTWYVTGSGTRTTAAGGDGPHQWRVMKSVDAGVTWSSSENGLPADIINPDGSRSSVNGVTPIVIDPTNSNILYIGTFASGYDALGNSVSPTVATGVFKSINAGATWVQASIGLPTYPGSPQAAYNTLSLVIDPAHPQTLWVSTINANFNTPGQVFKSIDGAATWSVSNAGVSGPDVRALLVDPTDSTVLYAASGGIGPANPGGVYKSIDGGSTWGSISLGLPSNAATSLALDPIDPTVLYAGTSGGVYSITQLPDADADGVPDLIENAGPNGGDANADGQADAQQATVSTTAPGLLGTSGWQAGIQGIADGTRVKHLSEKLQQLQATASGGTQGGYFSAQIISGDCTHAVDVSAVIAGPLGLDNDVHHGTYSYSRGLLRFELPTCTNAIVDITFNNATFGAGWSWRYYGPAVPGDNSTLGWHNATTLVQSQNSNTWRISLKAGQFGSYRPAGAGSILFEGGPAYSEVIFKDGFQ